A stretch of DNA from Takifugu rubripes chromosome 15, fTakRub1.2, whole genome shotgun sequence:
GCCTCCTTTACTTGGTGAGCCGCTCGGTGTTAGAGGATGTAGCTCGTGTTTCCTTGTGGATTTCCACCGCTATGACTACAATTAAAATTAACAGCAGGCAGCAAATAACCGTAAACGCTGCCTTTTTTTAATcggaatgattttttttttccgatATAGTGGTGCAGACGCTGGCACACAATTCCACAGCCACTCTCTCAGTCATCAAGGACTACCTTATTAacaagctgcagagagagagtCAGCAGATAGAAGATGATGAACGCAAAATCTGCCAGTACCGAGTGGAAACTGCTCACCTCCGCTCTGAGATCCAGGACCTTAAAACAAGGTGTGGCGACTGTTCCCATCAACAAGATCCAGAGTTTTCATTTGCCTAGTAGCTGCTGATAAGTTGACATTAATGTGCACGTTCTGTGAAATTAATCATAAACTTTGTTTGTACAAAGTGCCAAGATATTCCAGAAGACCAAGTGTAACATGTGCAACAGCCCCCTAGAACTGCCCTCggttcacttcctgtgcagCCATTCCTTCCACCAGCACTGCTTTGAAAGTTACGCTGAAAGCGAGGCGGAGTGCCCCACGTGCACTCCTGAGAACCGCAAAGTCATGGACATGCTGCGTGCACAGGACCAGAAACGCGACCTGCACGACCACTTCAACAGACAGGTAACCACATTTGACACAATCCAGAACTATACGATCACGTGACACGAGCGCGACAGTCAGATTCGCGTAAGATCAAACCGAGTCTCATCTCCTGTAGATCTTTGAACACTGATATCCATCTCAAatgtctttcttctctctcccagCTGCGCAGTTCCAGTGATGGATTCTCTGTGGTCGCTGACTATTTTGGCCGCGGGGTCTTTAACAAACTGACTCTGGTGACGGATCCACCTGGTAGCAAACCTGTTGGGAGTCTAGAAGTCAACCTGCAGAGGGATCTTCTTATCCACACAAAGAGAAACTGCTAGAATTATTAATTCAGACTAAAGCTTTACAGCAGCTGTGTTATCCAACAGCGTATAATTGTGTTTATTGTGATGATGTTTGGCTGAAATGTTGTTGAATCAAAATCGCTGAAAAATATATTAATGTATTTCAAACTCAAACACTGTGTCCTAAATCGTTACTCAAATTCTGGTTATGAAATTCTATAGTGTAACTGTGACTAAATGATTAATTTTCCATCTGGATGCTTAATAAAACTACACTGCTGACATGTGATTCTTGGGGAGACAAATAGTTGGATGTTAATGGTTTTTCATGTCCTCTGCAAATGTGTACTTACTGCAAAAATAGATGTGTATGATAATATTCTATTTGATCTTTTATCACAAGAAAGATACTACATTAGTTTGATTCCTTTTAAGTAAACAGGAAACCACCAGTACGGGTATCTAAGTTCTATGTCACTTGTATTTCCTGCATACAAAACTGTTAAatttataaaatacaaaaaccacAAGCTACATAGATGATAGATACTTTATTAATCACACaagggattttattttattttttgttaccGCAGCCATCattagaaaataacagaaaaatacaATAAAGGAAAAAGAACAGTAAATAGAGCGGAAGTGAAtgtgtaaataaggattattATTTGGAGAAGAAACTTAACATATGTACAGTTTGAATGCGCCTTAGAAATGTTGCGTCATAAGAATGTTTACAGCACAAGAAACCAAAGTAACATTTCTGTGCTcaataaaatttaaaacaatgttAAGTTTATTATTAAAGGCCGGGTTTAGTAAATTAAGGTATGTGTCATCGTATTTTTTTGACGTGACAGTTTGTCATAAATTTAGAATTTCTTGATTTCTTGACTCGTTATGTGTTAGGTTTTAATTCCAGTTGGATCTATCTTGCTGATGGAAAGACATGCGGGACAAACCTGAAGTTGAAACGTCGTACTAGGGAACGCCCATTAACAGAACGTGGACCAATTAGAAGCGCGCTGATGGCACTCGCCTCACGTGGACCAATCAAGGCGCAGTGCGTGGAGTAAAGTGGGCGGGTCCCGAGTTCCACAGCGGAAGCTGGTTTAGGTAGCGGCCATCAAGACAACTGAACTTAATTATGGGAAGCATAAACCTTTCCTTTCGAAACAAAAACATTCATATAAGTCGCGCTTCTCTAGGCTCGGACTTTCACATACGTCTATGGTTTTATTCTGTCTTTTTCTACGATTAGGACCAGTGTTTTTTAatttagtaataataatagatcAGACGCATTCATCTCACCTTCACTACCTCCTTAGAAATCAATTTttacatcatcaacatcatctaTACATCAAGCCGTTAACCCATCTTAAACCTCTTTTCCTTTACATTATAAATATGCATTAAATGGTTTCTAAGAATGCATTTATTCATCTATCTGACCAAGCATTGGATCCCGCCTCTATAGTCTATAGTAGCCTCATGttcttttactttgaaaggcTAGCCGGAAACGGAAAGATCTGCTCACGCGAGCTCGACGTGGGTTTCCGACCCGGTAGTCGCTTCACTAGATCCAATGAGGTGACGCCGCGTTCCGGGCCCTACGAGACGGTGATAAGGGGAACCAAAAACGAGCGAGTCTATTAACAAAGAGCTTCTGAATTAGCGCACAAAAGGGACACATTAATTCGGGGAGCTTCCTACAAACACGCAGACCCTCCGAAGTCTTGCTTTCCGGCCCCAGAGAGGTGAGTGCAAGGCTCGGTGCACCAGTGGTGCTTTTCTAGTGATGGATGGTCCACAGCTAGCTAACTAACGCTGTCAACTTCTCCTGCCGGGCTCATGTGCACATGTACATATTTCTTTCCAGATATACAAAGATGAACATCGTTGTGCAGCCTGCTGAGCCTGAAATGGCTTAGGTTGTTCTCTGCACATCTTTTCAGCTATTGTTGCTGGGCAACTAATGTCACCTGGATGATTTACACAGATAAAAGTTCTGGTTTTATGACTTTGAACCTTAATTTGAATCAAGCGACCGCACGCCCCTTTTCGTTTCTATGTCTGCAAGTTACTGATGAATTTATGGGCCTGTTTTCCTATGAAGAGCGccccttttctccatttttctcaTCGACATTAAAACACTGTTATAATGCTCCTGGGATCCAGAATGGCTCGACTCCAGCTACAACCACGTGTATCCGAAGTGTCTCCACCTTTTGTGGGTGTTATCAGGTATTTTACATGATTTGCATATCCTGGCTGGGACAAAGGCCAAATTTAAACCAGCTGTGACGTGCGTGATGAGCCTCGCAGGCCTTCCACTTGCCTCAGTGTTTCTGTGGCAACTGTTAAACTAAAaggaaaatgttcattttaaacagTAGGTCACCACAGCTGCCTAATTTCACATTAGTCTTGAACATTGTTCCATTTATTCTAATCTTTTTTGTGAATGTGCTGCAGATTAGAAGGTCCCAGAATGATCTCACACATGTCCATCATACTGTAAATTACATAACACTTGGAGCTTAAAGTACCTCCAAGTAACTAAGCTTTAAGTTGAACTGCGCTCAGCTAAATGAGGCCCTACACTTTTGGAAATCCTGTTTAGTTCCTAGATGGAAATTGTGCCAATTTTGATCTTGAGTCGCATGGTTGGGATAATGGAAGTCTGAAGAAGTTTAACAATTTATTAATTTGGTAGTGTGGTCACACACTTGCCTGACATCCCATTCTTCAACCTTGAGGGGTTTGCCTGCTGGTGGACCAGGTGGTCTTTAGGGTGGCCACAGTGCAGCCACGTGCTCCCGGTGGGGGAACACTGGCGGTACCAGAAGCTCAGAACAAGATTGGATGGCAGCAGTAGAATCAGCTGTTTTTGAGAAGAACCCCCCAGCGCTGAGCGTCACGACAAAGAAATAATCTACCAAGCACACGCAAACCTTTGCACTCAGTTTTTGTTTAAAGTATGAGTGTGTTATAGTGTGTGGTGGATGATACATTTAGAGACTCTGTTAAACCTGGAAAAAAGTTTCTATAGTACAGAAAAATACTGAAGCCTTATACAAATGTTAATGGACTTTCAATGTGTGTGTAACAATggtggatttttgttttttttgtgtgaataaaTGTCAAATTTGTCGTTCTCACAGCTGATCATGGAGGGCAAGAAGCTGGCGCTGGTTGCCATCTTCTGTCTCACCTTTTCAATGTTGCCTTCAAATACTGGTAGGATGATCTATAGAAGACATCTGCAGGTACAGTCTGAAGGAGAAGCTCCCCAAATACCAAAATATGCCCAAAATATGTGTTTGCAGTGAGTATAGCCGTCATGTCGGTTGACCTGGGCAGCGAGTGGATGAAAATGgccattgtgaaaccaggagtgCCGATGGAGATCGTCCTGAACAAGTGAGCGTCCGTCCTGTTTGTGAAGGCCTGAGTGACTTGCTTCAACTTCCAGTTGTTCCCCGTCTCCATCTCCCCTCTCCGCTGCATCCTCTTCTCGAACACCAGCTACCTTCCTGTCCCGGCTCCCTACACCCATAAAACTTCTCCTTGGTCTTTCTCCACTGTCCCTCAGAACACGTCCCAACCCTCCCAGTCTGGCCTTGCCCCCAAACATGCACCATCGCTCTGACTtccacctctgcttcctgtcttttgGCTTAGTGTCTCTAAAGCCATCATCATTAGTTCTCTTTGTTTAACCGTTAACTCGGGATATCTCGGAACACCAACTGGGAATGAGGGAGTGTTAGCGTGATCCAACGGGGAGGAACTTATTcctgttgttttggtttttttgttcttaGGGAGTCGAGGAGGAAAACCCCCACAGCTGTATGTctgaaggaaaatgaaagacTTTTTGGAGACAGCGCGCTGGGAATGGTCCGTTGTTAAATGTTCTGTTGGATATCACTTACACACTTCAGATGTTGGAGTCGTCTCCCTCCTCAATGCTACGTCTAATGACTGTTCACTTCTGCACTATTTCAGTCCGTGAAGAACCCCAAAACTGTGTATTTACACTTGCAAAGCCTCCTCGGTAAGAAGCATGACAACCTCCAGGTGGCGCTCTATCAGAAACGCTTCCCTGAGCACCAACTTCAAGAGGACCCAGTCAGGGGAACGGTTTACTTTAAATACTCTGAGTGAGTTTCTTTCCTTACTCCCATTGGCAGCATGCTGCTTCATGGTACAAGTTAACTCTctgaatgaataaatgtattgtACTCTTTTGTATTAATTAGAGAGATGCAGTACACAGCAGAGGAGCTCCTCGGCATGGTTCTTAACTATTCATGCGGCCTGGCCCAAGACTTTGCAGGTCAGTTTGCTTAATGACCGTGATGCTTACTGTATACGGGACAGTCATCTTTAGGAAATGTAATGttgtcccccctccccaaacagAACAACCAATCAAAGATGCTGTGATCACTGTCCCGGCCTTCTTCAACCAGGCTGAGCGCCGGGCTGTGTTACAGGCTGCACGACTGGCAGGACTGAAGGTCCTTCAGCTTATTAATGACAACACAGCAGTGGCCTTGAACTACGGCGTCTTCAGGAGGAAGGACATCGACAACACGGCAAAGGTGTGAATGATTCAGACGAAGCGCTGATAAGCTAATGCTGGGCTTTTTGCTTATTTCCTGATTTTGATCTTCTTTCAGAATGTGATGTTCTACGATATGGGATCAGGCAGCACGACGGCCACCATCGTCACCTATCAGACAGTCAAAACGAAAGAGTCTGGCACCCAGCCCCAGTTACAGATCAGAGGTGTTGGGTGAGCGCTATTTTTGATGAGATTTTAGTGAGAGGGTGTAACTGAGTCACTCTTTTGTCAAGTTGTCTTTGACAGGATGCGGAACTTGTTGTGTTGATTCTTTCTGACCTGGGCATTCACCcacatgtcaaactcagtcctcgagggccacgatcctgccgggttttctatcccactgaatgcattttcagcctggtaggacagaaaacccggcaggatcgtggccctcgaggactgagtttaaCACATGTGACCCGCAGTAATGTGATCGAACCAACCTCTGAATTCCTCTTTACTTTGAATTGACAAGGGATTTGACAGGAACTTCAGTCTGCCGCTTCAGTCTTAATCCTGGTTTTGACCATAGGTTTGATCGTGGACTGGGGGGCTTTGAGATGGACCTGCGGCTCCGGGACCACCTGGCCAAACTATTCAATGAGCAGAAGAAGAGTAAAAAAGATGTGAGGGAAAACCACAGAGCCATGGCCAAGCTTCTCAAAGAGGCTCAGAGGCTGAAGACGGTACTCAGTGCTAATGTGGACTTCATGGCTCAGGTGAGTCCGTGGGAGTAAACCTGCAATCATCAGTCAGTCCCACCTCACGGTTATGCTGCAGGGTAGTGGTACAGACACCTGGCCATCGGCAGCACTTTACTCGTCCCATCAaacgtctttttttcccccaggtGGAAGGTTTGATGGACGACATAGACTTCAAATCTAAAGTGACCAGAGCTGAGTTTGAAAATCTGTGTGCGGATCTCTTCGAAAGGGTCCCTCAGCCAGTCAAAGATGCCCTGAGCGCTGCAGAAATGACAATGGTGAGTCTTGTCATTACACAACGCTGCCTCGCTTGTGCATTTATCTGTGCGTATGTACGCTTGTAGCGTTGCATCTTTACAGCGTTTCCgcattgttttctgtctgtagaACGAAATCGAGCAGGTTATTTTAGTGGGCGGCGCCACGCGTGTCCCCAAGGTCCAGGAAGTGCTCCTCAAAGCTGTTGAGAAGTAAGTGCTGACCACAGCTGTTGCATCACAGTCTGTTTTAATATTAATGCACATATTCTAgcacagaggtgtcaaactcaaatacccagtgggccaaaattcaaaactgggacaaagtcacgggccaacattgatatttattgaaaaaaatcttcctccagctataacagggaaccttttgatatatatatctatatctatatatatatatataggtcaCCGTAGTTGATGACAAAGAAATTATCTACCAAGCACACGCAAACCTTTGCACTCggtagatatagatatagatatagatatatatatctatatagatatatatagatatagatatctatatctatagatatctatatctatatagatatagatatctatatctatagatatatctatatatatatagatatatatatctatatatagatatatagatatatatatttaataaaataccagcgggccagctctaatagtcaattggtatggctttgcgggccaaatattattacattgccggccaaatttggcccacgggccagagtttgacacctaggTTCTAGCAGGAAGCCTAAATTAAAGATGCTAAAGGAGCGCGAACATTTTCCTGACTCTTCTTTTTCACACTGGCTGGTAAAACATTCACAACGGGCATCAAAAAGAGGTCTTCAATGCTGAGTTTAGCTGTGTTTAGCTCACGCTCACCTTTAGCTCacgctggagcagctggagccagGCTGATGGCAGAAGCACGGGGGGAATAGTGACACAACAACACATGTGTAGGCCAACACAACGCTGACTGTAACAGAGCCAAGTGTATAGCAGCATAATCAGAAGTAATGGTGGGACACGAGGCAGGGGGAGTGAAAGGGCGATTAGGATGTGTTCCCATTATTACTCTGACGCTCTCAtcttcctcacatctgtgttttGCTATGATGCCAACTGcgtaaatctgtttgtttttctgaacGTTCAGTACCTGCAGCTgtaatgttgctgtttttaccctcagagaggagctgggaaAGAACATCAATGCAGATGAGGCAGCAGCGATGGGTGCCGTGTACCAGGCTGCTGCCCTCAGCAAGGCCTTCAAGGTCAAACCTTTTCTGGTCCGGGATGCAGCCGTCTTCCCCATTCAGGTCGGTGCACGTCATCCCGCGAAAGACCAGGTTAACCCGCATCGCGCACAATATACATTGTTTGCTGTGAACTCCCAGGTGGACTTCACCcgtgagacagaggaggagggaatcAAGAGCGTGAAGCACAACAAGCGTATCCTCTTTGACAGGATGGCGCCCTACCCTCAGCGCAAGGTCATCACCTTCAACCGCTACAACACAGACTTTGCCTTTGACATCAACTACGGTGACCTCAGCTTCCTCACTAAGGAGGACATCAGGTTGGATAGCAGCGTTTTTTGAACGATTTGCTGTAGGTCGTTGCATCCTTTGAACAGGATGACGTGGTGGGAATCCTCACTCAGCAGctctcttcctttctgtctCGCCGCCTTTTGTCGCAGTATTTTTGGCTCTCTGAACTTGACCACAGTCAGACTGTCTGGAGTTGACGGCAGCTTTCTGAAGCACGCGGATGCCGAGTCGAAGGGCATCAAAGCTCACTTCAACATGGATGAAAGTGGAGTTCTTCTGCTGGACCGGGTCAGTTCCTGCTGCACATTTCTTTTACCGTCTTCCTGTCAATCACGGTCATATTCGCGGCCCCAATAAAAGCAGATATATAAGTCATGTTTCCTATATTTTCATCCACAGGTGGAGGCTGTGTTTGAAACTGtcgaggaagagaaggaagaagaatcTACATTGACAAGTAGGTTTTGCAGACATGTCAGGATCTCCTTCTGTCCTGAATATATAAGAGTATTCAGAAAATACAGCAAATTTACAATATAAAGTCCTTTAACGTACTACTGCATTCActgctctgacctttgaccttgcaTCGCTTTTTCTCTGGTTTAGAACTGGGTAACACCATTTCCACGTTGTTTGGAGGAGGGTCATCAGAACCAACCCCAAATGTTACTGAACCCGTCCAGGTATTTCCATGCTGCATCCGCCACCCTGTGTTTATGTTCCCTACATTTTTAGTTCCCTCCCCAACATACCCAAACCAATAAAACCAACCCAGATCTTGAAGGCCATATCTCAGAAACTTTGTGTACCCTGCTTAACAACCAACAAGCAGGTGTAAGAATCCCTTCAGACATAGTTTTTATTTCATGACATGAAGCCAAAACTGCTGGTTGATGCTTGTGTAAAATCATTTTTCTGGTCGATAGAGCAGCAGTGGTACCTTCATTCTGGTCATCGTTGTTTGTGATTACGTCTTTTATCTGTAACATTTTCCATTTAAAGGGTGGTTAACCTGCCGCCGCCTTCGTTTTCCAGAACACAAGCGTTTTGTTTGCGCCCAGATGTGAGATTAAAACTATTATGTCTGATTGGGGAtgttgaggatgaagaggaggtgccGCCAGAGTCTGGAACGGAGAGCCAGGATAAAGACAacaaggaggaggcagaaaaagagaagCAAGAGGAGTCGGAGAAAAATGCAGCTGAAGAAAAAACTCagaagacggaggaggaggaggcaggcaGCAAAACTGAGACAAAGGTCAGAGCTTAATGGccgtgagggttttttttattttttttgagtATATTAGGGGTGGTTTCACGCAAAGGCTTTGTTGTTAAAGGAAGAGCAAGAGAACAAGACAAATGGAGAGGCCGATgcagagaagaaggaaaaacccaaaaagaaaagcaaaatctCTGAGGACATCACGGTGGAACTCCTCATCAATGACATTCTTGACCCCACTACGGACCAGCTGGCGTCCTCCAAAAAAAGGTCAGACAGTCAAGAAGCGTAGATCTTTCAGCTTCTCTTGGATTTCTCCGTTTGGCGATCCATCACTTAccgtgtttctctgcaggttgCAGGACCTGACCGACAGGGACGTGGCCAAACAGGAGCGGGAAAAGACCCTCAACAGTCTGGAAGCTTTCATTTTTGAGACGCAGGTGGGCTCCCCGGACC
This window harbors:
- the hyou1 gene encoding hypoxia up-regulated protein 1 — protein: MEGKKLALVAIFCLTFSMLPSNTVSIAVMSVDLGSEWMKMAIVKPGVPMEIVLNKESRRKTPTAVCLKENERLFGDSALGMSVKNPKTVYLHLQSLLGKKHDNLQVALYQKRFPEHQLQEDPVRGTVYFKYSEEMQYTAEELLGMVLNYSCGLAQDFAEQPIKDAVITVPAFFNQAERRAVLQAARLAGLKVLQLINDNTAVALNYGVFRRKDIDNTAKNVMFYDMGSGSTTATIVTYQTVKTKESGTQPQLQIRGVGFDRGLGGFEMDLRLRDHLAKLFNEQKKSKKDVRENHRAMAKLLKEAQRLKTVLSANVDFMAQVEGLMDDIDFKSKVTRAEFENLCADLFERVPQPVKDALSAAEMTMNEIEQVILVGGATRVPKVQEVLLKAVEKEELGKNINADEAAAMGAVYQAAALSKAFKVKPFLVRDAAVFPIQVDFTRETEEEGIKSVKHNKRILFDRMAPYPQRKVITFNRYNTDFAFDINYGDLSFLTKEDISIFGSLNLTTVRLSGVDGSFLKHADAESKGIKAHFNMDESGVLLLDRVEAVFETVEEEKEEESTLTKLGNTISTLFGGGSSEPTPNVTEPVQDEEEVPPESGTESQDKDNKEEAEKEKQEESEKNAAEEKTQKTEEEEAGSKTETKEEQENKTNGEADAEKKEKPKKKSKISEDITVELLINDILDPTTDQLASSKKRLQDLTDRDVAKQEREKTLNSLEAFIFETQDKLYQEEFQLVVSEEEKDQISAKLREASEWMDEDGYTATTKQLREKLSKLKSLSKDMFFRVEERRKWPDHLAALESMLNTSTFFLRSAKMIPVDDQIFTDVELNLLEKVINETTTWKNETVAEQEKRSPQERPVLLSKDIESKLALLDREVNYLLNKAKFAKPKAKAKAKNGTSSDKSNGTSEEKTIPPTEEDPPAKSETPEEVQPGEAPPTAEDAAQTETDDQTPPTEEATTTGPTEKGHHENHIDDEL